A genomic segment from Muntiacus reevesi chromosome 15, mMunRee1.1, whole genome shotgun sequence encodes:
- the ARRDC4 gene encoding arrestin domain-containing protein 4 isoform X1 codes for MGGEAGSAAAAAGFEGRVKSLGLVFEDERKGCYSSGETVAGHVLLEAAEPVALRALRLEAQGRATAAWGPSAGAAAPAAASEVEYLNVRLSLREPPAGEGILLLQPGKHEFPFSFQLPSEPLVTSFTGKYGSIQYCVRAVLERPQAPDQSVKRELQVVSHIDVNTPALLTPVLKTQEKMVGCWFFTSGPVSLSAKIERKGYCNGEAIPIYAEIENCSSRLIVPKAAIFQTQTYLASGKTKTVRLMVANVRGNHIASGSTDTWNGKTLKIPPVTPSILDCCIIRVDYSLAVYIHIPGAKKLMLELPLVIGTVPYNGFGSRNSSVASQFIMDMSWLTLTLPEQPEAPPNYADVVSEEEFSRHVPPYPQPPNCEGESCCPMFACIQEFRFQPPPLYSEVDPHPSDVEETQPVSFIL; via the exons ATGGGCGGCGAGGCGGGgtccgcggcggcggcggcgggcttCGAGGGCCGCGTGAAGAGCCTGGGTCTGGTGTTCGAAGACGAGCGCAAGGGCTGCTACTCGAGCGGCGAGACCGTGGCTGGACACGTGCTGCTGGAGGCGGCCGAGCCGGTGGCCCTGCGCGCGCTGCGCCTGGAGGCCCAGGGCCGCGCCACCGCCGCCTGGGGCCCGAGCGCCGGTGCCGCTGCCCCGGCGGCCGCCTCGGAGGTGGAGTACCTCAACGTGCGCCTCAGCCTGCGTGAGCCCCCGGCCG GGGAAGGTATCCTCTTACTACAGCCTGGAAAACATGAATTTCCATTTAGTTTTCAGCTTCCATCTGA acCTCTGGTAACCTCCTTCACTGGGAAATATGGAAGCATTCAGTACTGTGTGAGAGCGGTTTTGGAGCGACCCCAGGCACCTGATCAGAGCGTTAAGCGGGAACTCCAGGTCGTCAGTCACATCGATGTCAACACACCAGCATTACTA ACCCCTGTATTGAAAACTCAAGAGAAAATGGTTGGCTGTTGGTTTTTCACTTCTGGTCCAGTCTCGCTGAGTGCCAAAATTGAAAGAAAGGGATACTGCAATG gaGAAGCTATTCCGATCTATGCAGAAATAGAGAATTGTTCCTCGCGTCTGATTGTTCCCAAAGCTGCCATTTTCCAGACTCAGACATACCTGGCCAGCGGGAAGACAAAGACCGTGCGGCTCATGGTGGCCAACGTGCGCGGGAACCACATCGCCTCCGGGAGCACCGACACCTGGAACGGGAAGACCCTCAAGATCCCGCCCGTGACCCCGTCCATCCTGGACTGCTGCATCATCCGCGTGGACTACTCCTTAGCC GTGTATATTCACATTCCTGGTGCTAAAAAGTTGATGCTCGAGCTGCCCTTAGTGATTGGCACAGTTCCATACAATGGTTTTGGCAGCAGAAACTCCAGCGTTGCCAGCCAGTTCATTATGGATATGAGCTGGTTGACACTGACTCTGCCAGAACAGCCCGAAG cACCACCAAATTATGCAGACGTGGTGTCAGAGGAAGAATTCTCTAGACACGTTCCTCCTTACCCTCAGCCCCCTAATTGTGAGGGAGAGTCATGCTGTCCTATGTTCGCCTGCATCCAGGAATTCCGATTTCAGCCTCCGCCACTTTATTCAGAG GTTGATCCGCATCCTAGTGACGTAGAAGAGACCCAGCCTGTTTCCTTCATTCTTTGA
- the ARRDC4 gene encoding arrestin domain-containing protein 4 isoform X2, with the protein MGGEAGSAAAAAGFEGRVKSLGLVFEDERKGCYSSGETVAGHVLLEAAEPVALRALRLEAQGRATAAWGPSAGAAAPAAASEVEYLNVRLSLREPPAGEGILLLQPGKHEFPFSFQLPSEPLVTSFTGKYGSIQYCVRAVLERPQAPDQSVKRELQVVSHIDVNTPALLTPVLKTQEKMVGCWFFTSGPVSLSAKIERKGYCNGEAIPIYAEIENCSSRLIVPKAAIFQTQTYLASGKTKTVRLMVANVRGNHIASGSTDTWNGKTLKIPPVTPSILDCCIIRVDYSLAVYIHIPGAKKLMLELPLVIGTVPYNGFGSRNSSVASQFIMDMSWLTLTLPEQPEGKMF; encoded by the exons ATGGGCGGCGAGGCGGGgtccgcggcggcggcggcgggcttCGAGGGCCGCGTGAAGAGCCTGGGTCTGGTGTTCGAAGACGAGCGCAAGGGCTGCTACTCGAGCGGCGAGACCGTGGCTGGACACGTGCTGCTGGAGGCGGCCGAGCCGGTGGCCCTGCGCGCGCTGCGCCTGGAGGCCCAGGGCCGCGCCACCGCCGCCTGGGGCCCGAGCGCCGGTGCCGCTGCCCCGGCGGCCGCCTCGGAGGTGGAGTACCTCAACGTGCGCCTCAGCCTGCGTGAGCCCCCGGCCG GGGAAGGTATCCTCTTACTACAGCCTGGAAAACATGAATTTCCATTTAGTTTTCAGCTTCCATCTGA acCTCTGGTAACCTCCTTCACTGGGAAATATGGAAGCATTCAGTACTGTGTGAGAGCGGTTTTGGAGCGACCCCAGGCACCTGATCAGAGCGTTAAGCGGGAACTCCAGGTCGTCAGTCACATCGATGTCAACACACCAGCATTACTA ACCCCTGTATTGAAAACTCAAGAGAAAATGGTTGGCTGTTGGTTTTTCACTTCTGGTCCAGTCTCGCTGAGTGCCAAAATTGAAAGAAAGGGATACTGCAATG gaGAAGCTATTCCGATCTATGCAGAAATAGAGAATTGTTCCTCGCGTCTGATTGTTCCCAAAGCTGCCATTTTCCAGACTCAGACATACCTGGCCAGCGGGAAGACAAAGACCGTGCGGCTCATGGTGGCCAACGTGCGCGGGAACCACATCGCCTCCGGGAGCACCGACACCTGGAACGGGAAGACCCTCAAGATCCCGCCCGTGACCCCGTCCATCCTGGACTGCTGCATCATCCGCGTGGACTACTCCTTAGCC GTGTATATTCACATTCCTGGTGCTAAAAAGTTGATGCTCGAGCTGCCCTTAGTGATTGGCACAGTTCCATACAATGGTTTTGGCAGCAGAAACTCCAGCGTTGCCAGCCAGTTCATTATGGATATGAGCTGGTTGACACTGACTCTGCCAGAACAGCCCGAAGGTAAGATGTTTTGA